The Chlorocebus sabaeus isolate Y175 chromosome 20, mChlSab1.0.hap1, whole genome shotgun sequence genomic sequence TGAGGCAGAGCAGAGTGGCAGATAGGACATGTGGACGGTGGGGAAAATATTCCTCATGGGACAGAAGATACCTGGCACATGTACCCACAACCTGTACACAGATGATCTGTACTGGACACACGTGGAGATATGGCCATGCCACACATGTGCAAACAGAGGTGTACACacaggagtgcagtgatacagGACACAGATAAACAGAATGCACACAGCCTTCAGGAAGGATCTCAAGGTCAGGTAATAAAGGAACTGCTAACTGGCTTCTGGGAGGGATTGGATTTCACTGGAGGGAAATCAGGAGGAACAGGGCAGCAGAGGGGGAAAACATTTCTCATTGTAGAAAGTCTTTCCTGAGGGCCAACCTGTCAGTCTCCTAGGACCTCAGTGGTCCAGGGCTCCCCTGTTCTTAAAGAAACtctagttgatgggtgcagcacagcaacatggcacaagtatacatatgtaacaaacctgcacgttgtgcacatgtaccctacaacttaaagtataataataataaacaaattttaaaaataaataaaaaataaataaataaataaataaataaaaagaaactctaGCATTCAGGGCAAGGTAAGAAAAAAGGCAGGGACAGGGTGGAGACCTTGTTTGTGAGAACAAAAAACCACTATTTCCTCTTCAGAGTCACTTAAATGCCCCTCCCCTTCTGCCCTAAACTCAGAGAGAAGGGAGCTGGAGCTTCTAGCACCCCAAACTTTGCTAATTTCTGCCACTGTCCTTTGGTCCTCGCCCATCCTTTTAACTCTAAGTGCTTCTagcccccttcctctcccttggtACCACCAGCCACTGCTCCTTAACCCCTTGGTGGCCTTTTGGTTCTGTTCCTTTATCTTAAGAGTCAAACTGAGGTTTGTAGTGTTTGGGAACGAGTGTTCATGTACAGGTCTCAGGCCTCTCAGGGAGGACTGAGAAGATATAGGCTCATCAGGAGGTTTCTCAAggattgggggagggggagatttctcattgatctttctttttactttcttctaaTCCAGGGTTCCGAGTCTGAGGAAGACATAACCTTGTGCCTGCCTGCCCACCTCTCTCTCTGGTCCTGTTCATCTCTCAGGCTCTGAGACACTGACCTTCACTGCTCAGTTAAGGGTTCCAGGGATTCTACTTTCTCTGGACCCATCCAGCTGAGTGAACCCAGGGTATTGTTATATCTGGGGAGAGTGAGGAGTGGGTTGTCCAAACACCAGAGCAAGAGCCCTTTGGGGCCTCAGACAGAGGAGTGAAGCTGGAACCATCAGGGAACATGAGTGAATTTTGGCACAAACTGGGCTGCTGTGTGGTAGAGAAACCCCAGCCGGTGagtctccccacccccatcctaaCCCAAAGAGCAGTCAATTACCATGTGCTGTGAGGTAGCCACACCATCTAGGATCTGCCATCTAAAAAGCACACTTCTTGCCTCCCTCTGTGTCAGGAGCTTCTATAGTCAAGCAGCTGTGTATGTGGAATAAAGGGCATTGAGTGATGGAAGAAGTGAATAGTCCTAGCTATTACCTCCTGTTCCTGTCCATTCTGAGCTGGGCGGGGTTTGTAGGTGGAGCTGCATACCTGTCAGTTTTCCCCATTATTTCGTCATCAGTCAGAGGTGACTCTGACGTGTCCTTTCTTCGTCCGTTGTTCACTCTACAGGCCACTGCCCTCACTACTCTGGTTCATGTCTTCTGTGTGCTTTTGTTGTTCCAGCTTTGCCTTTCATGCCCTAGTGGTTTCCCTGTTACAATGCCACATCCCCTCTTCCCACCAGGCCCTTAGCTTTTTAGTGGTTTTGAAGactcttttcccttcctccacTCTGACTGGAGGAGGGGCCTTAAGACATGACTCCTTATCTTCTCcaagcagaagaagaagagaagacggATTGACCGGACCATGATTGGGGAACCAATGAATTTTGTCCACCTGACTCACATTGGCTCTGGGGAGATGGGGGCCGGAGATGGACTTGCCATGGTAACAAGGAAATGGGGAGAGGTTGATACGGGGGTGAGGTCTATAACCGTTCCTTCTTTTTGAAAGTTCAAGCTAGGGACATATGAAAATACTCAATGGGGAAGTAAAAACCTGGGATTCTAGTCCTGGTCACAAGTTGTGGAAACCTGAGACCTGGCATTTTAGGTGTCTGGGCCTAGGTTCTCTCATCTTTACAACTTAGCAGATTGTTCTTCACTGGGGTAGGGGGTATATATATCTTAATAGTTGGAGGGCTTTTTCCAAAAAGCTTATAATCCTCCCTTCTCCTAATTAAGAGCTGCTATCTCAGTGTCAGAGTAAATCATATATTTAAGAGTGTTGGGACAGGAAAAAAGCTGAGCACTGTCATCCTAAATAATGTCTAAGATGCACTTCTGTTCCCAAAATAAGGGAAATGGGTCTAAAGATAGTCTTTTCCCAGATCCTGAAACTCAGGTATATAGGGGAGAATCCATTGTGAGGGAATATTAGTAAAAGACCCATTTTACCTCATCCTCATGAAGGCCAGTGTGAAAAGAGGCATTGAGACTCCCCTAGGAGGAATGGCGGTTAGTAGACGGCTGCTATTGTCAAGGAGATGGCATCAACCTTTTCCTTGGAGGGCACAAAGTAGAGTACTTACTGTAGGATATGAAGACTTAGGAAGGTGTCTCACATCTGTTTTTTCACAGACAGGTGCAGTTCAGGAGCAGATGAGATCCAAGGGAAACCGAGATAGGCCATGGAGCAATTCTAGGGGCTTATAGCTCCAATAATGGAACGGTGAGTGATTAGAGAAACCCACCCTACACCTCAGCCCCCATAACAACACAACCTGATACCCTGACTCAGAACCctgatctcatgcaagaaagaaaggtgtggtcaggcgtggtggctcatgcctataatcccagcactttgggaggctgaggtgggtggatcacttgaggctaggagttcaagaccagcctggccaatgaggcaaaaccccatctctaccaaaaaatacaaaaattagccgggcacagtggcatgctcttgtagtcccatctacctgggaggctgaggcatgagaatcgcttgaacccgggaggtggaggttacagtgagcctagatcgtgccactgcactccagcctgggcaacacagcgagattgtctcaaaaaaaaaaaaaaaaaaaaaaagcgtaggATATAGAAAGACTGAGAGGGTGTTGTGCAGATAGAAGTAAAGAACACACTGTGGAAACAGCTTAGAGTCTGCACTAGGTAGTGCCTTCTTCCTAAAGCCTTGGTTTTCTTTGAGGctaatctttaagaaaaaaaatttttttttttaaatttcaggttCTGCCATCTTGAAACCCCCATTCTGTTTCCAGCCCAGAAGAAATGCTGCCCCTACCAGATCCCTCCTTGAACCAGTGATCTAAGGACCCCTCTTTTCCCTATCTGCCTAACAGTGCCTCACAAGGCTTGGGGGCTGGACTCCCTCTACTCCCTCTGGCTATAGCCCCTCCTGGAGATGGGGTCAAGGCAGCAGGACTGACCAAGTGACTACTGGTTAGCCAGAGGAGCTCAGCTGAAGCCCTGGACACCTTCAGATCTGAGATAGGAGTTCTCTAGGAACCTGGAATGAGTTCCTGTCTCCTGAATGATGGTCTGGGTGCCACCTGTTTTTAAACTCTTAACCTGGAACTCCTTAAATGGGGTAGGTGGGTGAGATTATCAAAGCTGAAGCTGGCTTTACTGAGAAGCTCCCTACCTCCCTGCCGTTCTTCCTCCTGGAACGAACTAAAGCAGATGTCAAACGGGCTGGTGGGGGTGCCTCCTCCCTTTTCCACTCTTCAGATTTCAAACTTTAGGCTCACAGCCCCTCAATATCTCTCTGCTAATACCAGTGTCTCTCTCTAGTTAGGCCTCTAATCAATCCTCTGTTTCTGTTTACCAGCTTCCCAGCaactttcctcttttaaaatattaaaaatttaattcaggTTCTCTTAATTATCCCCATCCTGCTGTTGCCTCCACCCTTAACTCTATCCCTATTAGGAACCTTGTTTCCCACCGAATAAGAGTTAAGGTAAGAGATAGCTTTTCACCTGATGACATTCCATTTAAGTCTTGGGGCATTTTTCCTGCCCTCTGCCAACCTCCCTGGTGGCCCaggtgagaggaggaagaggggtcTGGAGAGAAACCCAGAATGCAGCACAACTAGGAGTAAGTCCATCTCAAGGTGGACTTCTGATCATTGAGGATGGTGAGATAAATAGGTTGAAAACAATCATCTGTGAGTTTAGGAGTCTTAAGATCCTCACAGCACGGGAGCAGGGAGAGGCTCTAGAACAAGGTTTCACAACCGAGATGCctttgacattttgggctgaagTGTTCTTGGTAAAGGATACCTGTTTCCTGTTTTGTGCATTACAGGATAtttggcagcatccctggcccaCCCtagttatgacaaccaaaaatgtctctataCATTGCCAAATTTCTCCTAGGGGGCAAAATCGCCTCCATTTGAGAACCACAGCTCTAAAGTCAAGATATTTTTCTCCGAAGTGATTTCTGCTTGGCATGCTACCCTCATCATGTTACTCATCTTAAGCCCGAGCCATGGATGAACTAGGAGCTCGTATAAATGAGGCCCAGCAGGGCTGCACATAATCTCCAAACAATTCTTTATTCAGTGTTTTGCTTGTGCTCGCATGTTGCTGTGATGGACAGGTCCCATGCTCTCCATTCTCGCCCTCTGGAGAAGTGGTTCCTACAGTGTAGATATGAACAGGGTATGGTAGGATTGAGGATGGGGGAGAGAGAAGCAGTAGATACACTCCTTATCCTCCCCAAATTTTAAGCTCTATTTCTGTGCCCTAGTCCTAGAACCAGACACACATTAGACTCAGGGAGTTTTGTCTGAAGACCAGGtcccactgccccccacccccggcTGAAGAGTCTGCTTTAGATGGGAAAACAACGTAGGAGCAGGGGTCTTTAGGCACTTTCAGTATTCTCAGGTGTTCTTTGTTCTGGCCCTTCCAGGTAATTAGGAAGGCAGAACAAGACAGATGAGCTCCTGCCTGCTGTGAGACAAGAAGGCTGGGGTCTCATTCGATTTGCAACAGGAAACATCCTGTTTTATGGTAGTGGGGTCAGGAAGGTAGGAACTGGTATCCATTCTGCCAATTCCACCACCCATTCAGTTTGCTTATACCTACAGAGCAGTGACTgaggttctatttttttttttttttaatttccatgtattttctgCCATTTTTCAGGGTCTAAGATTGGTCATACATTCCCAATTTACTCTCAGTTCCAGTCAAGCTGGTTGCTCTGAAAGTAACCCAACTTGTTGCCCTAAAATACCTCAGTAGCCTGAGTGTTATACTAGAGATCTAAAGGGTTAACAGGATAGGATAGAAAGATTAGAGACTCCTGGAAATCTCTGGTTACCATGATCTTCAGCCCCATTTAATACCTGTTCTTTGGACACAGTCTTTTTCCTTTGGTGCTCTCTTGCCTTTAGCTACCTTCTCTAATATGTATGCTACCATCACTAATAAAGTGATGGGAATGGGTTTGAGagtcataatttatattaaaaagttgttggacttttaaatacatttttcaaataaaaaaatttaagcaaaataGTTGCACAGTAATCACTGCAGGTGTGTGTTGGATTAAAGGATGGATGTGGCTAATGAAGATAACTCCTCCAAAGTGGCCAAGATGGAATTTTGTACCAACATTGCCCTTCTGAGGAGAGAGGGCCAAGTATTATGAAGGCAAGAAGACCAATGTCATCTTTCAAGGGCTCAACTCCTTGTTCTTCCTACTCCCTTTTCTTAGcgtttatttgagatttttcaaGCCTGTAAAAGAAGTAgttgttttaaaacaatgttggaaatgaggaaaatgagcaATATCAACATTTTATCCTGAGGGACAGGGAGTAGGGAATAAGCCAGAGGCTGCTAGTTACACAGTTCAGTCTTAGTGATGAAGAGATTTATGTCTCTCCTCCCTCAGGTACCTCTGTAAAGAAACACAAGACCAAACaatgtattttccagttttgtttttctgttctgaaAATATCTAGTGGGTGCTAGGATTGAAAGGGCATGAGAGGTTGAGATGCTGATATCTCCTCATGTGGATGAAGTGGCTATTACCTCCGGTTTCTGTCTATCtgggtaaggaaaaaaaaaagagaaaaagggaaattacAACCACATCTATATTCTTTCCCTTCCTTGCTTCATCTCCCCCTCCCACAAACCCATATTCCCTCAACCCTATTGCCCAcactttacttatttttgtatgcaATAATGGTACTGGACAcacaaggagaaaaacagaaacaagcaaaATGACCAAGCATATGCTTTGTTTATCACCTTTCCCTCCTCAAAGTCCTATCATCCATATCAATTGAAACCTTATCAAGTCAATCAGAACCTTTGGTAATTCTGGGTAAAGCAGAGGATTATCCTTCCTTGTCCAGGAAGGACAGTTCTCCCAGATGGTAGTGGTGAAGAGGGTTGGCACTGGTGTCAAACCTGATTTAAATCtcatggctctgccacttactagctttgtaaacctcaatttcttcatctgaaaagcGGGGATAATAATACCTCATAGGGTGTGAAGATCGATTCAGGTAAAGTGCACATAGTAAGACCTCAAATTTTTGCAGTTGTTGCTATTAAGCTGTATTAGGTCAAAACTATTAATTGATTAAGATCCTCCATATCTGTTAATTATCTGTGCATCAAAAAGTctttatgggctgggcatggtggctcatgtctgtaatcccagaattctggaaggccaaggtgggcagatcccttgagctcaggagttggagaccagcctgggcaacatagtgagatcttgttagccaggcgtggtgcaagtctatagttccagctactcagcaggctaaagtgggaggattgcgtgagctcagaagatagaggctgcagtgagttgtgattgcaccaccacactccagcctgagtgatgagagtgagaccctgtcttgaaaaaaaaaagtcttatggCCAGGGGCACagtagctcctgcctgtaatcccagcactttggaaggctgaggcaggagaattgcttgagcccaggagttcaagaccatcctgggcaatatagcgagactttgtaaaaaagaaagaatttccagggctaggctcagtggctcatgcctataatcccagcattttgggaggccgaggcaggtggatcacttgaagtcaggagttctagaccagcctggccaacatggtaaaaccccatctctactaaacaaaaacaaaattagctgggtgtggtagtgggtgagtgcctataatcccagctactcaagaggctgaggcaggagaattgcttgaacctgggaggcagaggttgcagtgagccaagatcatgccattgcactccagccttggcaataagagtgaaactctgtcttaaaaaaaaaaaaaaagtatttccaatCTTAACTATTTGGTCAATAATCACCTAATGAGCAGTAAGACATTTTACCTAATGACCAAccagtagttgctcaataaataataggtggaatcagctgggtgtggtggctcaagcctgtaatcccagcactttggaaggctgagacgggcggatcacgaggtcgggagatggagaccatcctggcgaacacggtgaaaccccgtctctactaaaaaaaatacagaaaaccagctgggcgaggtggcgggcgcctgtaatcccagctactcgggaggctgaggcaggagaatggcgtaaaccctagaggtggagcttgcagcgagctgagatccggccactgcactccagcctgggcgacagagcgagactccgtctcaaaaaaaaataaaataaataaaataaaaggtggaATCAATGGCTAACATTGTGAATAACCAATGCATGTTATCAAGCAATAATCAGGTAAGTCAGTAACAGTTCATGTAAGCAACACTGGCTGGCTTAGCAACTGGGTTTTAGATATCAGGACTTTTCAGATCCCTCATCAAAGACTCTGGCTTATCACCAAACACTTACTGGTTGCATCTCTGTGAACACTGAAGAGAGGCTATTCCAAATATCCTCCAGGCCAATCCTGACCTGTTTCCAAAAagccagggctgggcaggggctggTGGGTGGCAGGCTGGGACTGCTTCTGAGGTGGATGGTGGGGAAGGGGGTAGTGGTGGCCCTGGTACTGGTGGTGCTCTGAGAGGCACAGTTGGTGTCAGTACAGAGACTTGTGTCCAGGGGGCACTCTTCCCGAAGTCGGTTGCAGGGACATTGTTGGTAGGTGCAAGGCTTGTGCTCCGTGCGGAGCTGGCTCAGCGCCCCAATTCGAAGGCGCCCGGAAAGGCCGTGCAGCTTCCCAGACCGGCTCCGGCTCATGGTGCCCGACTTGCAGTGGCAGTGCCACGGGCCCCAGGGCATCAGCACCAGTCGCAGATCCTCAGGAGGTGGCATGGCTGTAGATGAGGGTGACGGCCACCGGCTCGGGGTAGACCCGGGTGTGGACCACTGGCTCAGGGTGGCCTCCGAGCCTGGCGGGTCCTCAGTAGACCTCCCGGGGGAGTGCGGCAGGCTTGAAGTCATCCTGATTTCAGGCTCCTGACTATTGGCTATAAACCTCGTGCTGGAACTCCCCGCTGTACTGGGAGTCACACTGGGAAGCTCTCTGCTGGTGTTATCCTTTCCGGCATTAATCACAACCCCCTCTTCCGAAGACCCATCCTCCTCGTTAATGGTGGACGACCGGCTAAAGCCAGTGGACACCGTGGCGGCCAAGAGCTCTGCAGCCGCCGGTCCAGCCAGGCGGTCGGCGTCGGCCATGGCATCATTATCGTCCTCTAGGATTATCCTCGTCTTCCGgggaaaaacaggccaggcggTGCTCCGGTAGCTGCGGGTCCTGGGGCCCGCAGAGCGTAAACTGATCCTCTGCATTGCGGTCGGAGTCTGGGTCAGGCCTTGGGCCCCCGCCGCCCGGGGACCCAGACTCAGCAGCAGGACCCACAGCAGCGCGCCGGCGGCGGGGACCATGGGGCTGGGCTCTTGGGGTTGGGAGGGAGGCCACTGAGGCAGGCCCTACCTCCTACCTTCGCTCCCTCCCTTCCGCTCTAGACCCACTGGGTCGTTTGAACCGAGGCCCGCGGGGAAGGGGGTGGGGTTCGACGCGCAGGCGCCCGCGCACCGCGCGGGGTGCTCCTAAGGAATCTCTGCGGCAAGAACTCTGCCAGAACCGAAAGAAGGTTTGGGATGCAAGGGGTGGTGAAAGAGTCATTCACTTCTTTGGAGTAGAGCTTAAATGTCTCATCGCAGTTTATTAGTCtctacagttctttttttttttttttttttttgagacggagtctcgctctgtcgcccaggctggagtgcagtggccagatctcagctcactgcaagctccgcctcccgggtttacgccattctcctgcctcagcctcccgagtagctgggactacaggggcccgccacctcgcccggctagttttttgtatttattagtagagacaggtttcaccgtgttagccaggatggtctcgatctcctgacctcgtgatccacccgtctcggcctcccaaagtgctgggattacaggcttgagccaccgcgcccggcccccgtCTCTACAGTTCTAAATTTACTAAAGAGCGCAAAATACAGGTTTTGAAAGCACTCCTTCCCAGGCTCACAGGCAGCAGACATGACTTACAAGGAAAAAGGGCATACAGGGGTTCTTCAAGATTTAATAAGCTGACACTCCTGGCTCCCAGCAGGCAGGCTGGCTGTCAGGTAAGCCTCTTCCatccaaggtggaaggatcacagCCCCTCCACTTAGAGAGGAGGAAAATGAGCACCCAAAAAGATGATTTGCCCAAGGTTCTACAGCTAAAGTAGGATTAAAACCCAGagctctggccgggcgcagtggctcacacctgtaatctctgcactttgggaggctgaggcgggcagatcacgaggtcaagagatcaagaccatcctggccaacaaggtgaaaccctgtctgtactaaaaatacaaaaaaattagttgggcgtggtgtgtgcctgtagtctcagctacttgggatgctgaggcagaagaatggctcgaaccaggagatagaggttgcagtgagccgagatggtgccactgcactccagcttggccacagagccagactccgtctcaaaaaacaaaacaaccccagaGCTCTGCATATCCCATACAAAATGACCCTACATTCAGCCTGCCGCCCCAACAACTGGAATGAAAGTCACCCAGCAGACCAGCTTCCCAGTCTCAAAGCCCTGCTGAAGGCAGGGTCATGCAAAGGACAAAATCCCACTGAGAAGTGAAGATCCAGTGGTACTGAGGTTGGAGATAAGATGATTTACAAAACAGCTCAGATGTTTCAGGGATTCGGGTGTAGGCAGATCACTAACTGGTTCTAAGGCCTTTTATCCAGTCCTGTGTTAGGTCCCTCCTGAGCCATGGAGATCCCGGTCCAGCctaggagagggaggggagacgagaggagagaagaggttcAGGGGCAGGACTTGGGTTTTACTTTCTGGTTTGGGGAGACAAGCCAGGTGAACTGGAAGAGCTAGATGATTGGGTTGAGTCATCATTTAGCACTTTTGCTCCCTAATACCCTCTCCCGCACTGGATATCATCTGTTCACTTCCAACACATCTCTTCCTAATTTCTAGGGCCAGTCTGAATCTCCTCTGCACTGTGATTATTCCTTTATTCCTTATTGCCTCTGCACTTATATATATaggttttttttcatttattcttgttGGATGCAATAGTGTCCTTCATTTCTTCTCTGGGGGTGTGCAGTTTCCCCATATATATTAAAGCACCCGAAAGCAGGGCCTCTGTCTTTTCGTTCTTTTGTATGTCCCCCAAGGCATTAAAAAAGTAGGGATTGGCTTTACACATCCCACCCCCAAAGTTTTATCCTTAAGTGTGAAACTCACTGTCTGACAGCTTCAGGGATGTGGACTTGATCCAGGGATATGAGTTGCGCCAGCTCCCCCAGGCTGTCCAGAAAACGGATTTTTCGTGTGAATTTGGAactgaaaagagagaataaacCAACTGTGTTTTGTATTGGGAGAAGGGTTCCCAAAAATCCTtgcaaagaaaaatgtagaagTAGAGTGGTTAAGGCTAGAAAGAATCAAGGTGGAGAAAGATCTTAATCTTGATTTTGAAAAtggggggaaggagaagggagtcCTTGTTCCTAGAACTAGTACCTGATGAAGGGCCGAAGCAGTGCCAGAAATGCCTTCACATACCATGTAGCATGGACAACCACCAGGGCTCGCAGGTTTTTCCGTAGCCTGAAAAACAACAGGAGATCATCCTATTTCTTCTTCCACCTTTATGTGTGAAGATCAAGTGGAACTGTTTTCTGTACTGTAACTTCCTTCACTTCTCTAGTTTCTAGATTTATCTGGTACTTGGGTCTAATCCCCATTCCgtcagctgtaatctc encodes the following:
- the CDC42SE1 gene encoding CDC42 small effector protein 1 translates to MSEFWHKLGCCVVEKPQPKKKRRRIDRTMIGEPMNFVHLTHIGSGEMGAGDGLAMTGAVQEQMRSKGNRDRPWSNSRGL
- the C20H1orf56 gene encoding protein MENT, which encodes MVPAAGALLWVLLLSLGPRAAGAQGLTQTPTAMQRISLRSAGPRTRSYRSTAWPVFPRKTRIILEDDNDAMADADRLAGPAAAELLAATVSTGFSRSSTINEEDGSSEEGVVINAGKDNTSRELPSVTPSTAGSSSTRFIANSQEPEIRMTSSLPHSPGRSTEDPPGSEATLSQWSTPGSTPSRWPSPSSTAMPPPEDLRLVLMPWGPWHCHCKSGTMSRSRSGKLHGLSGRLRIGALSQLRTEHKPCTYQQCPCNRLREECPLDTSLCTDTNCASQSTTSTRATTTPFPTIHLRSSPSLPPTSPCPALAFWKQVRIGLEDIWNSLSSVFTEMQPIDRNRR